In one Echinicola marina genomic region, the following are encoded:
- a CDS encoding DNA alkylation repair protein produces the protein MIDAYIRTLEDEFRLHANTIVAKGQKAYMKNNFDFFGLKTPLRRKIQQPFLMKSNLPPKDKLPELVEILWNKPERDFQLFAQELAYKYVKKLEPQDIDLFEYMVKNKSWWDTVDFIAVKLIGTYFEQFPQNRKKYVDKWLASDHLWLQRSTLLFQLNYKKNLDTNLLVHTIKPLLGSKEFFINKAIGWILRQYSKTNPNWVMDFVEKTSLSKLSKKEALRLINNK, from the coding sequence TTGATAGACGCATACATAAGAACGCTTGAAGATGAATTCAGGCTACATGCCAATACTATTGTAGCAAAAGGCCAAAAAGCCTATATGAAAAATAATTTTGATTTTTTTGGTCTCAAAACTCCTTTGAGAAGAAAAATACAGCAACCCTTTCTTATGAAAAGCAACCTTCCTCCCAAGGACAAACTGCCCGAACTGGTGGAAATCCTATGGAATAAACCAGAAAGGGATTTCCAATTATTTGCCCAGGAATTAGCTTATAAATATGTCAAAAAACTTGAACCTCAGGACATAGACCTTTTTGAATACATGGTTAAAAACAAATCTTGGTGGGACACGGTGGATTTTATTGCAGTAAAATTAATAGGGACCTATTTTGAACAATTCCCCCAAAACCGAAAAAAATATGTGGATAAGTGGTTGGCCAGTGATCATTTATGGCTGCAGCGCTCAACCCTACTCTTTCAGCTCAACTATAAGAAAAACTTGGATACAAACTTACTTGTCCACACTATCAAACCATTACTTGGATCAAAGGAATTTTTTATCAACAAAGCTATAGGATGGATTCTCCGGCAGTACAGCAAAACCAATCCCAACTGGGTAATGGACTTTGTAGAAAAGACCTCATTGTCAAAGCTAAGTAAAAAGGAAGCGCTAAGGCTTATCAACAATAAATAA
- a CDS encoding YfiT family bacillithiol transferase: MTDLELQQLKYPIGTFKCPKTIDDEKIKSWINTIASFPERIRELGQDLTDEQKEWQYRPGSWNIRQLVHHCADSHLNSIIRFKLALTEDTPSIKPYYEDRWAELADYDEKDLSSSLMLISSLHHRWTLLLKSLGEKELKKTYYHPEHRREIHLEETIGMYAWHSEHHLAHIKQALKFHGRFHDNMS; this comes from the coding sequence ATGACTGACCTTGAACTTCAACAACTTAAATACCCCATCGGCACTTTCAAGTGTCCAAAGACCATAGATGATGAAAAAATCAAAAGCTGGATAAACACCATTGCCAGTTTTCCTGAAAGGATTAGAGAGCTTGGCCAAGACCTGACAGATGAACAGAAAGAGTGGCAATACAGGCCTGGTTCTTGGAATATCAGGCAGCTGGTACATCATTGTGCAGATAGCCACCTCAACAGCATAATACGTTTCAAACTGGCCCTGACAGAAGATACACCTAGCATCAAACCCTATTATGAAGACCGCTGGGCGGAATTGGCAGATTATGATGAAAAGGATCTTTCCTCCTCCCTTATGCTCATCTCAAGCTTACACCACCGCTGGACCTTATTACTGAAGAGCTTGGGTGAAAAAGAGCTAAAAAAGACTTATTACCACCCCGAGCATAGAAGAGAAATCCATTTGGAAGAAACCATTGGCATGTATGCCTGGCACAGCGAGCACCATCTGGCACATATAAAACAGGCCTTGAAGTTTCATGGAAGATTCCACGACAACATGAGCTAA
- a CDS encoding Gfo/Idh/MocA family protein yields the protein MQINQRVSLPNEPLPIVIIGAGGIVKDAHLPAYKMAGFRVQGIFDPDIKKARSLQQQFPGVGQVYMSLSDLIEDGLATRAVFDIAVPASKVNRILEELPKGAAVLIQKPMGETLEQAEAIHAICQRKKLVSAVNFQLRYAPYVLAARDLIDRGLLGSIYDIEIKVNVYTPWQLWDFLFELPRMEILYHSIHYLDLVRSFLGDPNKVYASTIKHPKMPDLASTRSSIILDYDEYTQARVMTNHGHEFGLKHQESYLKIEGTKGAIKIRIGLSLDYPKGMPPIMEYTILEDGKGWQELPLEGGWFPHAFVGTMAGLQRFYQGETEDLPHSTADALQTMKLVETAYRSSEEGGTKF from the coding sequence ATGCAGATTAATCAGCGCGTTAGTTTACCAAATGAGCCATTGCCGATTGTGATTATTGGTGCAGGAGGAATTGTGAAAGATGCCCATTTGCCTGCTTATAAAATGGCTGGTTTTAGGGTTCAGGGCATTTTTGACCCTGATATCAAAAAAGCAAGATCACTACAGCAACAGTTCCCCGGAGTGGGACAGGTTTATATGAGCCTTAGTGATTTGATTGAGGATGGCCTTGCGACCAGGGCCGTTTTTGACATCGCAGTTCCTGCAAGTAAAGTGAACAGGATATTGGAGGAATTGCCCAAGGGGGCTGCCGTACTCATCCAAAAACCCATGGGGGAGACATTGGAGCAGGCTGAGGCTATTCATGCGATTTGTCAAAGAAAAAAACTTGTCAGTGCAGTGAACTTCCAACTTCGGTATGCTCCCTATGTTTTAGCGGCCAGGGATTTGATTGACCGGGGGCTTTTGGGAAGTATTTATGATATAGAGATCAAGGTAAATGTTTACACTCCTTGGCAGCTTTGGGACTTTTTATTTGAACTGCCGAGGATGGAGATTTTATACCATAGCATCCATTACCTTGATTTGGTCAGGAGCTTTTTGGGTGATCCGAATAAAGTATATGCCAGCACCATAAAACATCCAAAAATGCCAGATTTGGCTTCTACACGTTCGAGTATCATCCTTGATTACGATGAGTATACACAGGCACGGGTCATGACCAATCATGGACATGAGTTTGGGCTAAAGCATCAGGAATCTTACTTGAAGATTGAAGGTACCAAGGGAGCCATTAAAATCAGGATTGGGCTTTCTTTAGATTATCCCAAGGGCATGCCGCCAATAATGGAATATACGATTTTGGAAGATGGGAAAGGTTGGCAAGAACTGCCTTTGGAAGGTGGTTGGTTTCCACATGCTTTTGTAGGGACCATGGCCGGTCTTCAGCGGTTTTACCAAGGGGAAACGGAGGACTTGCCCCACAGTACGGCAGATGCATTACAAACCATGAAATTGGTAGAGACAGCCTACAGGTCCAGCGAAGAAGGCGGGACAAAATTTTGA
- a CDS encoding CehA/McbA family metallohydrolase domain-containing protein, with amino-acid sequence MRLIQLLLLLIVIAACDSSEETVEEKNWYKGNLHTHSYWSDGDDYPEMIMDWYKSHGYDFAVLSDHNVLARQEKWKLIPKSPTHKKALDKYLAKFGEEWVEYREDSAGRVEVRLKKLEEYRGLFEEDGKFLIIESEEITAGFEKKPLHMNVTNIQEFIAPQGGSSVPEILQNNLDEVKEQREATGEPMFLHINHPNFGWAITPEDIMQLNGERFFEVYNGHPYVNNYGDSLRPSMEVLWDKVQVAYLQAGKPLLYGLAVDDAHHYHVFNEKSSNPGRGWVVVRSAELAPAALVEAMEAGDFYASTGVSLEKLDFDGRTLSLKIEEEEGVDYTVQFFGTRTSSPEMYGELFKEVEGSQAEYTMQKEDMYVRAKIVSNKLKENPYKPGDTEVAWTQPVRMEQ; translated from the coding sequence ATGAGATTGATTCAGCTTTTATTACTGCTAATTGTTATTGCGGCTTGTGACAGCAGCGAGGAAACAGTTGAAGAGAAAAACTGGTATAAAGGGAACTTGCATACCCATTCTTATTGGAGTGATGGAGATGATTACCCGGAGATGATCATGGATTGGTATAAATCCCATGGATATGATTTTGCTGTATTGTCAGATCATAATGTGTTGGCCAGGCAGGAAAAGTGGAAACTGATTCCAAAATCACCTACGCACAAAAAGGCATTAGATAAGTATTTGGCAAAATTTGGTGAGGAATGGGTTGAATATCGAGAAGACTCAGCAGGGAGGGTGGAAGTGAGGCTGAAAAAATTGGAAGAGTATAGAGGGCTTTTTGAAGAAGATGGCAAATTTCTGATTATTGAATCAGAAGAGATTACGGCAGGTTTCGAGAAAAAGCCCTTGCACATGAATGTTACCAATATTCAAGAATTCATTGCACCGCAGGGAGGCAGTTCGGTACCTGAAATTTTGCAGAACAATTTGGATGAGGTGAAGGAGCAGCGAGAGGCAACAGGCGAGCCCATGTTTTTGCATATCAACCATCCTAATTTTGGCTGGGCAATTACACCTGAGGATATCATGCAGCTCAATGGTGAAAGATTTTTTGAGGTATATAATGGCCATCCTTATGTGAATAATTATGGTGATTCTTTGCGACCAAGTATGGAGGTGCTTTGGGATAAGGTGCAAGTGGCTTATCTGCAGGCTGGCAAGCCATTATTATATGGCTTAGCTGTGGATGATGCACATCATTATCATGTTTTTAATGAGAAGAGCAGTAATCCTGGGCGCGGTTGGGTGGTTGTAAGATCTGCTGAACTTGCGCCAGCTGCACTGGTGGAGGCAATGGAGGCAGGAGATTTCTATGCATCGACGGGGGTAAGTTTAGAAAAATTGGACTTCGACGGAAGGACCTTAAGTCTGAAAATTGAGGAAGAGGAAGGTGTAGACTATACCGTTCAATTTTTTGGTACCAGAACATCCAGTCCAGAAATGTACGGTGAATTGTTTAAGGAAGTCGAAGGCTCTCAGGCTGAATATACCATGCAAAAGGAAGATATGTATGTTAGGGCAAAAATTGTTTCTAATAAGTTAAAGGAAAATCCATATAAACCTGGGGATACTGAGGTAGCTTGGACGCAACCTGTACGTATGGAACAGTAA
- a CDS encoding arylsulfatase produces MNIKTQIIFVIASFLIVSSCKDKMTKNNEKPNIILIYADDLGKGLLSHEGQPYISTPHIDRLAAEGMRFTNASGSMLCAPARAALISGLHDCHEDGFEITNAKLYENISTGKYKHEEIESMINSVLSPIPEDQVFLGQVAQEAGYTTAQFGKLEWGFSASDMQMKRHGWDHYLGYLDHVRAHGFYPPFLFENGELVEIPGNTLINGGKSIEMETEEAYRERWDMTGKKVYSQNLFMEKVLGFIREKKDQPFFLYFPTQLPHGPVSIPAVHPEIAKLEDLTQIEKEYASMVKMLDDNVGQILSELEKNGMDENTMVIFTSDNGHEIYYSMKDRVLKPYTNMQTRERFDNLERKYYSELAGDVFDGNNGRAGMKRSNLQGGIEVPLIVRWPGKIKPGSTSDLLVTNYDFLPTLAELTGFANKTGSDGISFLSTLLGTGEQKEHDYIVHSSFEGPTLITKDGWKIRSYLRKNIFELYYLPDDYKEENDLASQNPEKLEQLKKMMLEACDGNFKNGLYGAGKGQINVMKKDEMSVKNE; encoded by the coding sequence ATGAATATTAAAACCCAAATCATTTTTGTCATTGCATCATTCCTTATTGTGAGTTCCTGTAAGGATAAAATGACCAAAAACAATGAAAAACCCAATATCATCTTAATCTATGCAGATGATCTGGGAAAAGGGCTGCTTAGTCATGAAGGCCAGCCATATATCAGCACTCCTCATATTGACCGTTTGGCAGCAGAAGGCATGCGCTTTACCAATGCCAGCGGAAGTATGCTTTGTGCACCAGCAAGGGCGGCCTTGATCAGTGGCTTGCATGATTGTCATGAAGATGGGTTTGAAATTACTAATGCAAAACTTTATGAAAACATCAGTACAGGAAAATACAAGCATGAAGAAATAGAATCCATGATCAATTCAGTCCTCAGTCCCATTCCCGAAGACCAAGTATTTCTCGGCCAAGTGGCTCAAGAGGCGGGTTATACCACTGCACAGTTTGGAAAGCTGGAATGGGGTTTTTCGGCCTCAGATATGCAGATGAAGCGACATGGCTGGGACCACTATTTAGGATATTTGGACCATGTGCGCGCACATGGTTTCTATCCGCCTTTTCTTTTTGAAAATGGTGAGCTAGTAGAAATCCCTGGAAATACCCTTATCAATGGTGGTAAGAGCATTGAAATGGAAACTGAGGAAGCCTACAGAGAACGGTGGGATATGACAGGAAAGAAAGTATATTCCCAAAACCTGTTCATGGAAAAAGTCCTAGGTTTTATCCGGGAAAAGAAAGACCAACCATTTTTCCTTTACTTCCCCACCCAACTGCCCCATGGACCTGTGTCTATCCCAGCAGTTCATCCTGAAATCGCCAAATTGGAAGACTTGACACAAATCGAAAAAGAATATGCCTCTATGGTAAAAATGCTGGATGACAATGTCGGACAGATCCTCAGCGAACTGGAGAAAAATGGAATGGATGAAAACACCATGGTAATTTTCACTTCGGACAATGGCCATGAAATTTATTACAGCATGAAAGACCGGGTATTGAAACCTTACACTAACATGCAAACCAGGGAACGCTTTGACAATCTCGAAAGAAAGTATTACAGTGAACTGGCAGGTGATGTCTTCGATGGCAATAATGGCCGCGCAGGAATGAAAAGAAGCAACTTGCAAGGGGGCATTGAGGTTCCTTTGATCGTACGCTGGCCGGGCAAAATAAAGCCAGGAAGTACTTCTGACTTATTGGTCACCAATTATGACTTTTTACCTACCCTTGCAGAACTGACTGGATTTGCAAATAAAACCGGTTCAGATGGTATCTCATTCCTAAGCACCTTGTTAGGTACTGGAGAGCAAAAAGAGCATGATTATATCGTACATTCTTCATTTGAAGGCCCCACCTTAATCACCAAAGATGGCTGGAAAATAAGGTCATATCTTAGAAAGAATATCTTTGAGCTTTATTACCTACCCGACGATTATAAAGAAGAAAACGACCTTGCATCGCAAAATCCGGAAAAATTGGAGCAGCTCAAAAAAATGATGCTGGAAGCTTGTGATGGAAACTTCAAAAATGGTCTGTATGGGGCGGGAAAAGGCCAGATCAATGTGATGAAAAAAGACGAAATGTCAGTAAAAAACGAATAA
- a CDS encoding PepSY-associated TM helix domain-containing protein — protein MDTKLLWRIHNWLGLYTGVVIAFLCITGAAALFRPEIDRALNPHLTKVEKQSKTVSLTEAVNKALAANPDKNLFEVELPKAYVDTWNIRLKPKEAQDLYPMFWEVYINPYTGEILGQRNYFESFSYYLRNIHVRFYEAEYGRQIVGLAGIALLISTLTGFLIYGKFMKTHAFGEIRKKNTRITQGDIHKMIGVATLVFNFVIAVTGAWLGLQAYLMQAADMELPNSYIRHEKPLSKADDTVFPLDYDLIMNRIQEEFPEMQPWNIRPTTNGEALIHIYGNVKGQTYERRTNKLVLDKADYRQLHRYNISEQDFGDKLFFVQESFHFGDFAGLPLKLLYCFLALCSAYLSLSGFIIYLERTKKQKASNPQPISTTLTKWSLGMLSFLVVTAILSMHYGIGIPSLIVTSLVYGSLLIFIIKSLGIMLLRKLKPSKSLRS, from the coding sequence ATGGATACAAAACTACTTTGGCGGATTCATAATTGGCTGGGCCTATATACCGGCGTGGTGATTGCCTTTCTGTGCATCACTGGTGCAGCAGCCTTGTTTCGTCCCGAAATAGACAGGGCACTCAATCCCCATCTGACCAAAGTAGAAAAGCAATCCAAGACCGTTTCCTTGACTGAGGCAGTGAATAAGGCCTTGGCCGCCAATCCGGACAAAAACCTTTTTGAGGTGGAACTACCAAAGGCTTACGTCGACACCTGGAACATCCGCCTTAAACCCAAAGAAGCCCAAGACTTATACCCCATGTTTTGGGAGGTCTATATCAACCCCTACACCGGAGAAATTCTAGGTCAAAGAAACTATTTTGAGTCTTTCAGCTATTACCTCAGGAATATCCATGTCCGGTTTTATGAAGCAGAATATGGCAGGCAAATCGTTGGATTGGCAGGAATTGCCCTATTGATTTCTACCCTAACGGGCTTCCTTATTTATGGAAAATTCATGAAAACACATGCCTTTGGTGAAATCCGTAAAAAAAACACCCGAATCACTCAAGGAGACATCCACAAAATGATTGGTGTGGCCACCTTGGTATTTAACTTCGTAATCGCCGTTACTGGTGCCTGGCTAGGCTTGCAGGCATACTTGATGCAAGCCGCAGACATGGAACTGCCCAATAGTTATATCAGACATGAAAAGCCCCTTAGCAAAGCTGATGACACGGTGTTTCCTTTGGATTATGATCTAATAATGAATAGAATCCAGGAAGAATTCCCAGAAATGCAGCCTTGGAATATCCGCCCTACGACTAATGGAGAAGCTCTAATCCATATTTATGGAAATGTAAAAGGCCAGACCTATGAAAGAAGAACCAATAAATTAGTCTTGGACAAGGCTGATTATCGCCAACTACATCGGTACAATATCAGCGAACAGGACTTTGGGGACAAACTGTTCTTTGTACAGGAGTCATTTCATTTTGGGGACTTTGCAGGACTTCCTTTGAAATTATTGTACTGTTTTCTGGCACTCTGTTCTGCCTACCTCTCCTTGAGTGGCTTTATCATTTACTTAGAGCGCACCAAAAAGCAGAAAGCAAGCAATCCCCAACCCATCAGTACGACACTGACAAAATGGTCTTTGGGCATGCTATCCTTCTTGGTGGTCACCGCCATCTTAAGCATGCATTACGGCATAGGAATCCCCTCCCTGATCGTCACTAGCTTAGTGTATGGATCACTTTTGATATTTATCATAAAAAGCTTAGGAATAATGCTTTTACGTAAATTGAAGCCATCAAAAAGTCTACGCAGCTAA
- a CDS encoding SRPBCC family protein — translation MAENSTFDWSRFTIKTPIKSDVKSIYDAWTSSAGLESWFLRSAEFKDASGKIRTKKEPIHLLDTYKWLWHGYPDTVMEEGEIIELNGKDHLKFSFGKAGIVSVTIHKDKDKSIIQLDQENIPHYSTTKENYHVGCKTGWTFYLVNLNSILQGGLDLRNKDMQSFMD, via the coding sequence ATGGCTGAAAATAGTACATTTGACTGGAGCAGGTTTACCATAAAAACCCCCATAAAGAGTGATGTAAAAAGCATCTATGATGCCTGGACCAGTTCAGCAGGGCTTGAGAGTTGGTTTCTACGTTCGGCAGAATTTAAAGATGCTTCTGGAAAAATCCGGACCAAAAAAGAACCTATCCACCTACTCGACACTTATAAATGGTTATGGCACGGCTATCCGGACACGGTCATGGAAGAAGGAGAAATCATTGAGCTCAATGGCAAGGATCACCTAAAATTCAGTTTTGGAAAGGCTGGCATTGTCAGTGTAACCATTCACAAAGACAAGGATAAGTCGATCATTCAACTGGACCAAGAAAATATTCCACATTACAGTACCACCAAAGAAAATTATCATGTAGGTTGCAAGACTGGCTGGACCTTTTATTTGGTAAACCTTAATTCCATTTTGCAGGGCGGGCTTGATTTAAGGAATAAAGATATGCAATCTTTTATGGATTGA
- a CDS encoding enolase C-terminal domain-like protein: protein MNSVVIKKGIAEDARFELKDGAGSDAVHTTPIYAYAVCRLRTDSGLEGVGLAFTLGAGNEMVCKAISYLVKHLEGREINELMADFGKTYKAMVDDPNFRWLGPHKGVVHLAVASVVNACYDLWAKSKGLPLWQLLIELSPEEIVNTLDFSYCEEVLSKQEAISLLNSKNNGKMERKKILDLGYPGYDTSIGWFNYSDEKVADNIKKAMDMGFTAMKLKVGSKDAARDIRRAQMVREIAGDKATIMFDANQQWNLQQAISICKELLPLNPYWVEEPTHPDDVQAHVTLAKEVPVDLALGEHVPNKVIFKNFLQSGCMSFNQVDAVRVGGISEFILISLLSKKFEVPVVPHVGDMGQIHQHLVLFNHITMDHPALLLEHIPHLKQYFQHPVQIIDGRYKTPQEPGIGAELIGY, encoded by the coding sequence ATGAACTCAGTAGTAATTAAAAAGGGAATTGCAGAAGATGCACGCTTTGAACTAAAAGATGGTGCTGGATCAGATGCAGTTCATACCACACCTATTTATGCTTATGCCGTATGTCGCTTGCGAACAGACTCAGGGCTTGAAGGAGTGGGTTTGGCCTTTACTTTAGGGGCTGGAAATGAAATGGTATGTAAGGCAATATCCTATTTGGTCAAGCATCTTGAAGGAAGGGAAATTAATGAGTTGATGGCTGATTTCGGCAAAACCTATAAGGCCATGGTCGATGATCCCAATTTCCGTTGGTTGGGACCACATAAGGGAGTGGTGCATTTGGCAGTAGCTTCAGTGGTAAATGCTTGTTATGATCTTTGGGCCAAATCAAAGGGCTTACCATTATGGCAATTATTGATTGAACTAAGTCCTGAAGAAATCGTCAATACCTTGGATTTCTCCTATTGTGAAGAGGTACTTTCCAAACAAGAAGCCATTTCCCTGCTCAATTCCAAGAATAATGGAAAGATGGAGCGCAAAAAGATATTGGATCTAGGCTATCCTGGGTATGATACTTCTATTGGCTGGTTTAATTACTCTGATGAAAAAGTAGCTGATAATATCAAAAAGGCCATGGATATGGGTTTTACAGCCATGAAATTAAAGGTGGGATCCAAAGATGCTGCTAGAGATATCAGAAGGGCCCAAATGGTAAGGGAAATTGCTGGAGACAAGGCCACGATCATGTTTGATGCTAACCAGCAGTGGAACCTTCAGCAAGCCATTAGTATTTGTAAGGAACTTCTTCCTTTGAATCCCTATTGGGTAGAGGAGCCGACCCATCCTGATGATGTTCAGGCCCATGTGACTTTGGCCAAAGAAGTACCTGTTGATTTAGCCTTAGGCGAGCATGTGCCAAACAAGGTGATTTTCAAGAATTTCCTTCAATCTGGCTGTATGAGCTTTAATCAAGTTGATGCAGTTCGTGTGGGTGGGATTTCAGAATTTATTTTGATCAGTTTACTTTCGAAAAAATTTGAGGTACCAGTGGTTCCTCATGTTGGAGATATGGGACAGATTCACCAGCATTTGGTTTTATTCAATCATATTACCATGGACCATCCTGCTTTGCTTTTGGAGCATATTCCCCACTTAAAGCAATATTTCCAACATCCCGTACAAATTATTGATGGGCGATACAAAACTCCACAAGAACCGGGAATCGGTGCTGAGTTGATAGGTTATTGA
- a CDS encoding sodium:solute symporter family transporter, producing MNTISPIDLMIIIAYLILIVVVGLWFSRKSKNSSSGYFLAGKSLTWSVIGASLFASNISTVHLVGLAESGFRDGIVWGNFEWFSAFELIILAFLFVPFFLRTKIATLPEFLEKRYDSRSRMILAIFSILAALFMHIGVSFYAGAVVFEHIFGLNIMVSILIIALATGIYTIIGGLTSVVITETVQTVILIFGSLAITLLAIYKLPEMGIASYDALKDAVDPDRLKAVSFDSAKKGFTFMDMLFGHLVLGIWYWCTDQTIVQRVLGAKSEKEAKLGALFAGFLKILPVFIMVVPGILAYALFREEIGDDTKQVLPVMIMNLLPIGMKGLMVAALLAAVMSSVAAALNSCATLVVFDVFYKLKPDLSDQGKVRIGRITGVVVLVMAVIWSPFLGDLGAIFELINQMFSIFAPSIVAVFLWGVISRKGTANASFWTLLLGSSLAAIFFIIEKYVPIAGTANFISSEEGLGLNWLRQTYLYFGISTLIYVTVSVLDTSKQDIPEEFYLKMHKPSRLVNYLSVLLVLVMLTLYYIFY from the coding sequence TTGAATACCATATCTCCAATTGACTTAATGATCATCATAGCCTACCTCATTTTGATTGTGGTGGTAGGTCTTTGGTTTAGTAGAAAAAGTAAGAACAGTAGTTCTGGTTATTTTTTGGCTGGAAAGTCCCTTACCTGGTCGGTTATTGGAGCTTCTTTATTTGCTTCCAATATCTCCACGGTTCATTTGGTCGGACTGGCAGAGTCAGGATTTAGGGATGGAATCGTATGGGGGAATTTTGAATGGTTTTCGGCTTTTGAGTTGATTATATTGGCCTTTTTGTTTGTTCCTTTTTTCCTTAGGACCAAGATCGCCACCTTGCCAGAATTCTTAGAAAAACGATATGACAGTAGGTCCAGGATGATTCTGGCCATCTTTAGTATTTTGGCAGCCTTGTTTATGCATATTGGCGTGAGCTTTTATGCTGGTGCGGTGGTTTTTGAGCATATTTTTGGCTTGAACATCATGGTTTCCATTTTGATCATCGCCCTAGCCACTGGTATTTATACGATTATCGGAGGACTTACTTCGGTGGTTATCACAGAAACTGTACAGACGGTAATATTGATTTTTGGTTCTTTGGCGATTACCCTTTTGGCCATTTATAAGTTGCCTGAAATGGGTATTGCCTCCTATGATGCTTTAAAGGATGCGGTAGATCCAGACCGACTAAAGGCCGTAAGCTTTGACAGTGCCAAGAAGGGCTTCACCTTTATGGATATGCTTTTTGGGCATTTGGTTTTGGGGATTTGGTATTGGTGTACAGATCAGACGATAGTGCAGCGGGTATTGGGAGCTAAATCTGAAAAGGAGGCCAAGCTTGGGGCACTATTTGCCGGATTCCTAAAAATCCTTCCGGTTTTTATCATGGTGGTGCCAGGAATATTGGCCTATGCCCTTTTCCGAGAAGAAATTGGAGATGATACCAAGCAGGTATTGCCTGTAATGATTATGAACCTTTTGCCCATTGGTATGAAGGGATTGATGGTGGCAGCCTTATTGGCGGCAGTGATGAGTAGTGTGGCTGCAGCCTTGAATAGCTGTGCTACCCTGGTAGTTTTTGATGTTTTCTATAAGCTGAAACCAGATCTGTCCGATCAGGGTAAAGTACGAATAGGACGTATTACTGGGGTGGTGGTATTGGTGATGGCAGTAATTTGGTCTCCATTCTTGGGAGATCTTGGGGCCATTTTTGAGTTGATCAACCAGATGTTCAGCATTTTTGCACCCTCCATTGTAGCGGTGTTTTTATGGGGAGTCATTTCTAGAAAGGGTACTGCCAATGCTTCCTTTTGGACTTTGCTACTTGGTAGCTCCTTAGCGGCCATATTCTTTATCATTGAAAAGTACGTTCCTATAGCTGGAACAGCCAATTTTATTTCAAGTGAAGAAGGTTTAGGGCTTAACTGGTTGAGACAAACCTATCTATATTTTGGTATTTCGACCTTGATTTATGTCACGGTATCGGTTTTGGATACTTCTAAACAAGATATTCCAGAGGAGTTTTACTTAAAGATGCACAAACCATCTCGTTTGGTCAACTATCTCAGTGTTTTGCTGGTACTCGTCATGTTAACGCTTTACTATATCTTTTATTAA